The sequence below is a genomic window from Apodemus sylvaticus chromosome 6, mApoSyl1.1, whole genome shotgun sequence.
TCGCAGTATGTGAGGAATGCTTACATTCCCCTCCGTGTAACATGATATACTATCATTCTGGAATACAGTACTAATTCCACCTTTAAGAAAGAGGCTCTCTGTGTTAGGAGTGCTGGAATTTTGTAAGTTATGTACtgcttgattttgattttttgtcTGGAATGCTTCTTTTCTGTGAATTTTAATATCAGactatcttttcttttaaacaggTGATTGCCCGTTGATTGTTCAATTTGCTGCTAATGATGCAAGACTTTTATCTGATGCTGCTCTGATAGTCTGCCCCTATGCAAATGGAATAGATATTAACTGTGGTTGTCCTCAGAGGTAAAGGTCAAAGAAATTAGAGTTTTCAAACAGATTAGAAGGGGGGAAAATTATGGGAACATGATAAAACACTTTTCTAATTTTCCAGAAGCTAAAAAGGACAACCTGAGTTCTTCCCTGAAGTCCACATGACTGAAGGAGAGAACCTACTTCACTGAAGTGCCCTCTGACCTCTTCTTACACACTattaccccccccacacacacacatatacagcatacatatattaataatcattaatTAAGTTCTGAAGGGAAGACTAGAGTTAAAGCATTATGGTtctaaataagaaaggaaggaaggaaggaagaaaaggttaAAGAACATAACTCCAAAAGTCTTTTATAATGGCTGAAATAATTTATAGATTTGACTACTTGTTTTTGCTTCCTAATCATTAACTATGATTTGTTTTGGGGtttatttgtggttttcttttttgggtGAGGAGTTCAGTTGTggtaaacactatgaccaaaagcaacttgggcaggaaagggttcgTTCACTTTATAACTCCAAAGTCACACTCCAACACTGAGGGAAGACAGGGAATGTACCTGGAGGCAAGAACAGAGGCAGGCCATGGAGGGTCGTTGCTTATTGGCTTCCTTTTTGCCTTTAACTAGTTGCTTCTCTGTTGCCATTCAAAgaactatgaccaaggcaattaaTAAAAGACAGAGTTTATTAGGGGCTTACGGATTCAGAAGGTGAATCTATGAccagcatggcagcaagcaggtaGGCATAGTGTTAAAACAACCTGAGCCCTTCCAACTTGAGACATAACTATGAGGCAAAGAAaactaactgggaatggtgtgggcttttgaaacctcagagcctacCACCAAAGGCGCACCTTCAACAAGCtgtacctcctaatccttcccaaatagttccaccaactagggaaGTAAGCATTAGCATATATGAAGCAACTGGGGTCATTCTCATTGAAACCATTTATCACACCCCTGCCCacccatatcataatgcaaaatgcatttattcCAActccaaaagtccccatagtctatcgaAGTCTCACTACTTAAAAGTTAAAattctctggagacaaccatggcatgctccttttggtatgcacttcttgtcatccataaaagtgttggggtttggtgactgtttataggatgaatccccaggtagggcagtctctgggtggcctttacttcagtctctgctccacacattgtctcccttattgctcctgtgagtattttgttctctttcttagaggaaccaaagcaccctcacttaagtcctccttcttcttgagcttcctgtgctgggtgaattgtaacttgtttattttgagccctgccagagccttacaaatacagaggcagatgctagcaaccaactattggactgggcatggggtccccaatggaggagctgaaggatggtccagaggagctgaaggggtttccagccccatgggaagaacaatgatttcggccacccagatgccccaagactcccagggactgaaccatcaaccaaggggcacacatggttccagccaaaaatgtggcagaggaaggccttgttgggcatcagtgggaggaatggtccttggtcaggtaaagactcaacagaggcccccaacaaagggaacccgagggggggaggtgggagtgtgttgggtggaggggcataaatgtggaggcaggggaaaggaagaggaagagaggttGGGGATCTTAGGGAAGGGGGGAGATCAGgaaagtttttaccattggcagtgtaaatgacgatattcaataaaaaagaaagaaaaaaaagaaaaagttaaaattctcttctgagactcaaggcagaCTCTTAATTGTGACCTACTGCTAAATCATAAATCAAACATACAGtggcacagaatatacattaccattctacgaaggaggaaagggaacctAGTGAGGGAATACTGGACTAAAGTAGATCGATGCCCAATATCGGAGGGCTTAGATGGCTTCCCTTTCAGCTTTACTGACTTCAATACTCTTATTTTAAGCTGGTTTTACTCCTCTATGCAACGCGCCTTGACAGACCTGTCTCATGTGTCTTCGGCTCAATACAGACGTCATGTGTACAActtcacacaatggcctctcAGGGTCCCTACTGAAGGCCACCTCTGCTGAGTACCTTTCTCTCATAGTCTTCACAGCACTGAAATCAGAagcacatggctgaagctgccaagttctgggGCCTCCTTAGGGTAGAATCTGACCCCCTTCTTGAAGTACATTTGCATAATCTTTGAACTGAAATTGTTTTTTAGGTACAGAAAATTCCTTAGGCCTTTTCCTTTTACAATTTCCAGGCTTAGCTGGGTGAGGTCTCCCAATGAGGGCACCACTTCTTTATTCCATCTGATATCTCTGCCTCTCCTTATCTCTTTTCAGCACAATCCTTTACTCTAACAATAAAATCCCTGGTGCTCTTTTTCTTCTCAACGTGTacactttgcatttctttttgcCCTGCTTGCCCTTTCATTATAGACCTACTTAAGAGTTATCTAATGACTAAAGTGTCTTTGAAAAACAGACTGtattgaaatctcctctgccaacacTCTTCAGTTTAGCCTCAGCCACATTCTTTCTTGGATTCCCTTCTAAAACCTCTTGACCTCTGGTGTCCACATTGCTCTTAGAGCTATTTTATTCCAATCTCCTACTAGGATGGCCTATTAAGCTCCACTTAGAGCAAACGTTCTACCACTCTTCTAGTCCAAAGCCTTCCACACTCTTCCAAATAACAGCATGATCAGAGCTTTCACTGCAATGCCCCAATTttttggtaccaacttctgtcttagttttctgtttctgtgacaaaacaccatgtaAAGAGTTTGTTGAGGGCTTACAATTTTAGCAGATTGAGCCCATGACCACTATGGCTGGGAGAATGGCAGCAAACATGTAAGCCTGGTGCTGAAGCAATAGCTAAGACTTACATCTCATCCCACAGCACAAGGCAGAAAGAGCAAACTGGAAACAGAGTGGAGGTTTttaaccctcaaagcccaccaacAGTGGCATgcctcctccagtaaggccacagtTCCTAATCCTTCACAAACAATTGTACCCTTGAggatcaagcattcaaatgtatgaacctctgggggccattctcattcaaaccactatactCAACATGATTTCTTTACTCAGGACACCTACCTCCTCAGGGGTAGCACAGCCCTCAGTAGGCTGAGCCTTTGCATATCAATCACTAAACAAGAAAATATACcacagagatgcccatggaccAAGCTGatggaggcactttctcaattggTGTTCCCTGTTCCCAGATGACTAGTTTCTTTCAAGTTAATATAATGAGTAAGCACACTCTGTGTGGTTCTGCCTTCAACCTCATCTGTaacttgttctttaagaatcTAATGTTTACAGCAATCCCAGAAATGTATTTTTACTGCCATGTCAGATATACTTCCTAAAAGCTGATTTTACTTGTTTTAGTGATCTTTTCCTTTCTGTATCAAAGCTACTTGATTGAGTTTAAGTAACTGATTTTGAATGGGATGTACTTAATAAACTACTGTGCAGGCACTGTACTAGGTAATCTGCCAATAGCCAGAATATGcccaaaaaataaatcaaagttttTTAAATGCAGCATAAGCCAAATCAGAGTAGACATTTATATACTCATTAGAAGAATTAGATAAGCTGTTTAGTGGTGTTGGAATGCTAAGAGCCAAAAATATCTTTCTACTGTTGAGACTGATAAAAACCTCTTGTTATGTACAATAAACATCaaatttggaattttaaaaatctgaagtaATTGCAGTTAATATGAACACCTAAGTCTGTTTTGGTTGAATGGATTCTAATTTAATACTCTCCCTTGGCTAATGAAAAACTATTTCCTAGTTCTTTCTACTCTAGGCAAGTATTGTATTGTTTTCATGATACCATTCAGAAATATTGATCTATGAATTTTATTTAGCACCACATTCTACCCAACTAAGCTAACCAGGCAGCTGTAGATTTGTGACTTGTAAATGTCTGCTTCATTCCAGATCATAAGATAGAGGAAAGATTAATACAGtgcctttataatttttttacaatCTACCTTCTGTGCTGGCTTCCTCAAGGTGGGCCATGGCAGACGGGTATGGAGCCTGCTTGATCAACAAGCCAGAGCTAGTTCGCGATATGGTGAGACAAGTGAGAAATCGAGTGGAAAGCCCGAGGTTTTCAGTTTCCATTAAGATAAGGTAAACACAATACTCTAACTACTGACAAGTTAATATATTACTTGGAAGTTTTAAAATGTTCCTTTTGCCTAATTATGTGGAAGTGTCTATCCTAAATTAGAAGCTGATAGGTGGAAATATTGAAAAATGTTTGTCTAGCAAACAAGCATAAACCCCATTCTTAAATTATTATCCTGATGAACCATgtcctctttttatttcttaaccACAAGTAATCGGTTTCTAATGAAAAGACTTCACCAAACCCTCAACTCTCTCTCAAGATGTTACTTAGCTAGTACTTAGCAATATCCCTGGTACCAACTAGAAAACAGGAAATACATTTACACTAAaatttaacaattaaagaaaaaacaaggttCCAATTTGGGAGGCATGCACACCATGTACTAGGATAACCCCTTTGTGTTCATCTCTGGCAGGATGTTGATAACTTTCTCAAAGccaaatagtaaaagcaatgggGAAAGAAAAAGGTATTTCTCACCATATTGTTTCCAATAGTCAAATAACTAAAGCCAAGGTCTTGAATGGGAACAAGTCACAGAACAAAATCTTATTAATAGTGACATAAAGTGATAATAAATACAGCAGATGAAGTGTCTTAGTTATTGAAGCATTAAAGTCTATGTGCTACACACAACTGCAATTGTGAAATTCTAGGATCCATGATGACCTGGCAAGAAGCATAGATCTTTGCCGGAAGGCTGAAGCAGCAGGGGTGTCCTGGATTACAGTCCATGGAAGGACCGTTGAAGAAAGACACCAGCCAGTCCACTACGATGCCATTAAAATGATAAAGGAAAATGTGTCTGTACCCATAGTTGCTAATGGAGACATAAGAAGCTTGAAGGAAGCAGAAAATGTGTGGCAGATGACTGGGACAGATGGTAAGAAATAAACACTGGGATCTTTTTATCATTTAATAAGGATGAAAAAGTGAAGATGGGGGAATAATCTGATTTCCTCTTTAACACTGAGCCATATTATTGCAATGCTGTCAGCTCCTTTCCTTAGAAACAGTCGATCCTTTCAGAAGCAATGGCAGCATTTTGCTGCTACCGTCCTATCTATTGACCAGCAAATCATCTACAGATggtctatttattttttgttttgtcttatcttTAAAAAGCACCTAGAACACCAAAATAGAGATGAGAGTTAATGAGCCTGGATGGATACAGAAGTCCCAGAACTGCCAAGTAGTTTCAATACCCCTTACAGAATTAACTAGCCAGCCCCATAGTAACTGTTGCTAGACAGAAGAAGCAAATAGAGTCAACTTTAAACAGCCTGGTTTATGACAATGTGGATGTCTCCTAAAGAAACAATAAGGCCAGTGAATTAATAGAGATGTCCTTTAAAAAATAGTTGTATAAATACAACTGGTTTATTAGTAACACCAGAAACAATTTATTTCTTACTGTATTACattaatttgtatttgtattctgaaatctcaaagtaatACTTTTTGATAAATGCTCTTGCATTAAGTTTGAACTGATAACTATGGATTCTTAGTTTATTAGCAGATCTGTTGTGCTTTAATTTGCAGGTGTGATGGCTGCCAGAGGACTTTTAGCAAACCCAGCTATGTTTGCTGGATATGAAGAAACCCCACTGAAATGCATCTGGGACTGGGTTGACATTGCTCTTGAACTTGGAACTCCTTTTATGTGTTTCCATCAGCATCTAATGTACATGATGGAAAAGATAACTTCAAGGCAGGAAAAGAGAGTATTTAACGCTTTGTCAAGCACATCAGCAGTCCTGGATTACCTTACAGACCATTATGGTGATGACGCAACCTTCTAAGTCATTGTAGTATGTAGGTTTTACCTACATGGAACCATATGAGGTTGCATCCTCATATTTCTTTTAAGTCTATGCCTTTTAACATGAGTACAACAACAGTCGCTGGGGCCAGACATGGCGGCACATGTCTTTTATTCAGCCACTCAGAAAGCTAAAGGAAGAGGTTTGGAAATCCTAGGCCAGCAAAACTTTATCTGAAAGAACAAACAGAACTTTTCCATAACTAAGAACTCAGACCTGGGACTGTAGGGATGGCTCCCCAGTTAAagccttggctgctcttccacaggacctggatCCAGCTTCCAAGTGGCTGCTCactactgtctgtaactccagtcccaggggattcaACACACCCTTcaggcctcctcaggcaccagctAAGCACATGGTGTACAGActaacatgcaagcaaaacattcatacacataaaactaacaacaataacaacaaaaaccatgcTCCTTCCTCGTGGATCCAGTTCAGTAGATTGTAAGCAGCCCCAGAAGTTTTAAAGAATTCAGGAGTTTCGAACATCCAATAGTCTGAGATCAAATATTGAAAAACTCCACTTCTAATCTTTATGGGTATGTTGGATGGGTGGGTGTGGAAGTTTTACtacaggtgttttgtttttaagtgttttaaataaaacttttctaATAGCAAAAAGGTATGACTCATGTATAAGCTACCAAGAAGTACATCTTAATTTTTGAAAGTTCACAGGTAGTAGAACTAATATTCACATccatgtaaaatgaaaaaaattctggATAGAATTATATTCTgagtatatattaaaattttaaattgtaaaatCAACTGGTACATTTACTAATTGAATATATACTTGAAGGTATTTAAGTTGTATCTAACTGACATGAGATGTCAGCTGTAATTTAAAAGTAAGATTAGGGACAACAAAAaggttcagtggataaaagtaTTTCCTtggccaagcctgacagcctgagttcaatcccttggTCCCATGTTGTAGAAGAAAATCATTTCCTCAAAGTTGTCTTCAGGCCTCCACACAGTCACCCATGTACATAAATTTAGGTTACTAATGAATATCCCCAGCATTTGACAGAGGAGCTAGCCTTGGCAACAGGAGTGATGGTGCTCTAGTattaggattcttttttttccccagagacagggtttctctgtatagccctgactgtcctggaactcactctgtagaccagactggcctcgaactcagaaatctgcctcccagagtgctgggattacaggcatgtgccaccactgcccggctagtatTAGGATTCTTATGCAGGCCTCAAGTAACAGAGCCTTTAGTCCTGGGGTGTCCAGTGTTAGAACTCTGGGTGGTGTAGGTCCAGGAAGTGGGACTCTCCAACCTTTGACAGCAGCTGTTTTTACATCATGGTTCCATGACTTCCCAAACCCTGAATAATGGCCCCTATGACTAAGATCTTTGGCCACTGAGATTTGGCAGCTCTCTGGAACTCTACGAGCTGCCAGGACTTGCTGCTTCTCTCCAAATTTTCCAGCCTCTTTTCACCCTCTCGCACCTGATTCTACTGTTCTTATATCTGCCCTGGTCCCTGTGCCCAACTGTTCAGCTACCTCTTTCTGCTGTGACTgcccccacaggaagaacaactcctcctcctcttgctgccTTGAAACCTGTGTTTCCTAAAGACGGCAAAGCTGCTCCCAAGCTCCACTGCCACAACTGCACTGTCATCACACCTACCATGTGTAAGTTCAGCCCATTTGACCATGGATTGATATCAACAGAGGGCAAaaagggctggggagaaagcTAGGTTGTTAAGAGCTTATAGCACAATCCTGAGGTCCTAGatgtgattcccagcatccatgtaaaaataCAGGTGCcacagatggagagatggctcagtagttaagagaacttgctctTGCCGAGTACCTGCTTTCAGTTTCCAGTACCTAcatggctcacaagcatctgtaactccagttctaggggatctaacaccctcttctaggcacacaccaggcatgcatgtgatacgcatacatacatgtatgcactcacacatgcacatagttttttttttttaaaaaataatccattTGCATTGgcatacacttgtaatcccagcgatcaggaggcaaagacagatcTAGCCAGACTAGTTGGATATCTAAAGAGCCACATCCAagattgacctctgacttccacaaaaggcatatgaacacacatacaaaagtgGACAAGAAAGCCATTCAAGCCTTTTATTGGTCCTAATGTTGCTTTCCCAGAGATGAAAGCACAAAAGACTTTCTTCCAAACTGCTTGAAAAGGAAGCCAAACTGCATTTTCATATGGCCAGAGACGGAGTGTTTGCATCAACAGTGGGAGACCATGCAAGTAAGAACTCAGTTGATTATGTTACCATTGCTGTTCCCCTGGGCACAGGAGCCCCTTTCCCAGGCCACTAGGAATGCTTCCCTCTGAGCTGGGCGAGAAAGGCTGATTATAGTATCACCTGGCATTGTTATTTACACAAACACCAAAACAATTGTTTTTTAAGGACTTGTCCTAAATGgtgattttaagattttttaaacaAGGCTTACCACTAGGCCAGCAcccaagagagagagaagagggtccCTGAATCTCTCACTTAAAAGATTCAGAATTCTGgtatataaaaagaaagcaattgCAGCCTTCTACATCTTACATATGAAGAATATGGTAGCTAATGTGTAAATGAATGATTGTGTATTTAAAACCAGCCAAAATGATCAGCAGGTGAAGCCCCTTGCAGAGTAatactgatgacctgagtttgatccccataACTTGTGTAAAGATgcaaagagaaaaccaactccactgaattgtcctctgacctctatacataTGCTATAGCATACACAgtacccttacacatacacacaatacacatcgtacatagtttaaaatttttttcttttttttattcaatgtatcctttattaacatttcaaatgatttccccttttctgggtccccactccccgcaagtcccataagccctcttcccttcccctgttcctccatcatagttaaaattttttaattttaatttaaaataaaaactaaattttatagtttttcatgatatttttatGGGTCGATGTTGCTAGCAGCTTTTCTTAATGAAGAATGTAGATGACAAGAAGTCTCTGGATAAAATAAAAGTTCAGTATTAAAATATTACTGGATGCCAAAACCAGGAAGACTATGGAGAATTGTGTAAAACTCTTCCCTTCGAGCTGTTGAGACCATGAATCAATTTTAACATGAGCATTGTGCTGCTATGTTTTCTTGGTCCTGTGCTGTGCTCTCACCTTTCAGTTTACTCAGTTTTAAAGAGAACTGGTTTTAGTTGAAATGAATGCACAAGTGAGGTCTTCCTTCTGGCATTTGCACATTAACTCTGAAGTGAATGAACACCACTACCGTTCAGTAGTTTCATCTGAGTGAGTTGGAGTGGGAAACGAGCATGGAGGAGCGGATCCCAGCCTTCTGTGCTAAGTTCAGCTGgcatttttcttcctgctacttaTGATCAGATGAGTTCTTAAAAGCATTCACTTAACTGTGGAAGATTTGttttcgggggaggggggtgttttgccctggggattgaacttaaaGCCTCACGTATGCTAGGCAGGCACTACCACTAAGCAAATGGCCCAACCCTGAAATGTATTCTATATTCTGCACTTACTTATTTAGCATGTAACGTTCCcaatataattttattctataGCACACTGTGTTAGCAGTAAAGAGAGTAAGAGCTGAGATGTAACCCCACGGTGAAAATTTTTTTCAGAGACCTCTACTTGGGTAAAACAGGAATTCTTGACTGtgccaccaaaaaagaaaagaaaagggaagaaaggatttcAGGGACCTTGGGGgtctataaaaggggaaatcatttgaaatgtaaataaatatatcaataaattaaaaaataaataaataaataaataaataaataaataatttcagggACTTAGTATGAAGCAGAATTGGAGTTTATTATTTGTGAGCTGAAGTCTCATGTAGTCATAAGAAGCTTCCAGTAAGAATGCCTCGCCAGAAAAAGTGGGCAAGCAATGAGGAAGACATGTGAGACCCACCTTTGGCCtccatatgtacatgtacacacatgcaaaaacaatgttttaaagatCTTAGCATAGATTTAGGCATAGACATTTATAACACACTTAGCAAAAAGACAATACAAACCCAGGTGAGCACAGGCTGCTCAAAAGTCATGACTGCGCGTCTTAGCAACAGCCACAAGAGCCTTAGAGAGGATTTCGAACCTTCTGAAAATTACTCTCTTCAGTAAATGAGATCAGTGTGGTTCTAAAGTGCATCGGATGGTAaggtaaaagcaaaacaaaggttGCACAAGAGTTTAGGTCAAGTCTTCTACCATAAAACTGGAAGGTTtgtgagagacccccccccccaaaaaaaaaaatgtttacagcTTGTAAAGAGGAAAGGCCATAGAACTCAGATATAGTCAGGCTTTAAGCATAGTTCACtgtcattttataataatttaaaatttattcataaaGGAGTAGGTAGCCAATCATCACTGCAAAATTTGGTTGTAATTCCATCACTGCTGGAATTCTTGACTCTCAGTGGGCATGAGGCTTCTACCACTCCTAAAGGCTCCTTTGCTTTCCT
It includes:
- the Dus4l gene encoding tRNA-dihydrouridine(20a/20b) synthase [NAD(P)+]-like → MRSDSIPTTICQERKKDPIEMFHSGQLVKVCAPMVRYSKLAFRTLVRKYSCDLCYTPMIIAADFVRSVKARDSEFTTNQGDCPLIVQFAANDARLLSDAALIVCPYANGIDINCGCPQRWAMADGYGACLINKPELVRDMVRQVRNRVESPRFSVSIKIRIHDDLARSIDLCRKAEAAGVSWITVHGRTVEERHQPVHYDAIKMIKENVSVPIVANGDIRSLKEAENVWQMTGTDGVMAARGLLANPAMFAGYEETPLKCIWDWVDIALELGTPFMCFHQHLMYMMEKITSRQEKRVFNALSSTSAVLDYLTDHYGDDATF